In one Dreissena polymorpha isolate Duluth1 chromosome 7, UMN_Dpol_1.0, whole genome shotgun sequence genomic region, the following are encoded:
- the LOC127839304 gene encoding surface antigen CRP170-like isoform X1: MTALGYIFTIVVVLALVGSAFSAAGDLEGTCVNDAACTGTPNAGKCTDTNTDGTVDTCKCSTGYLANTGNTACIANGALGGTCATAADCTGTANADACTTLKCACKTGYTANTAGTACIANGALGGTCATAADCTGTTNADACTTLKCACKTGYSANTAGTACIANGALGGTCATAADCTGTANADACTTLKCACKTGYTANTAGTACIANGALGGTCATAADCTGTTNADACTTLKCACKTGYTANTEGTVCIVDGALGGKCTVSSDCSKTTNANTCTSAKCVCDTGFSAKPSQTECLAGNTGSVSMTSTWILVIAYVPVAIYL, translated from the exons ATG ACTGCCCTAGGATATATCTTTACCATCGTTGTGGTTTTGGCCCTTGTAGGGTCCGCATTTTCAG CGGCCGGTGACTTGGAAGGGACGTGTGTTAATGATGCAGCGTGTACAGGGACCCCAAATGCGGGAAAGTGCACTGATACGAACACTGATGGGACCGTTGATACATGCAAGTGTAGTACAGGGTACTTAGCAAACACTGGCAACACAGCTTGTATAG CTAATGGTGCCTTGGGTGGAACGTGTGCAACAGCCGCCGATTGCACGGGTACCGCGAACGCTGATGCTTGCACGACCCTCAAATGCGCGTGTAAAACCGGCTATACTGCAAACACCGCTGGAACAGCCTGTATTG CTAATGGTGCCTTGGGTGGAACGTGTGCAACAGCCGCCGATTGCACGGGGACCACGAACGCTGATGCTTGCACGACCCTAAAGTGCGCGTGTAAAACCGGCTATTCTGCAAACACCGCTGGAACAGCGTGTATAG CTAATGGTGCATTGGGTGGAACGTGTGCAACAGCCGCCGATTGCACGGGTACCGCGAACGCTGATGCTTGCACGACCCTCAAATGCGCGTGTAAAACTGGCTATACTGCAAACACCGCTGGAACAGCGTGTATTG CTAATGGTGCCTTGGGTGGAACGTGCGCAACAGCCGCCGATTGCACGGGGACAACGAACGCTGATGCTTGCACGACCCTCAAGTGCGCGTGTAAAACCGGCTATACTGCAAACACCGAAGGGACAGTCTGTATAG TTGACGGTGCCCTCGGAGGAAAGTGCACCGTATCAAGCGACTGTTCCAAGACAACTAATGCCAACACCTGCACTTCCGCCAAATGTGTGTGCGACACAGGATTCTCCGCGAAACCATCTCAAACTGAATGTTTGGCCGGAAATACAG GTTCCGTTTCCATGACATCGACATGGATACTTGTAATCGCCTATGTGCCTGTAGCTATATATCTATAG
- the LOC127839304 gene encoding tenascin-X-like isoform X5 codes for MTALGYIFTIVVVLALVGSAFSAAGDLEGTCVNDAACTGTPNAGKCTDTNTDGTVDTCKCSTGYLANTGNTACIANGALGGTCATAADCTGTANADACTTLKCACKTGYTANTAGTACIANGALGGTCATAADCTGTTNADACTTLKCACKTGYSANTAGTACIANGALGGTCATAADCTGTANADACTTLKCACKTGYTANTEGTVCIVDGALGGKCTVSSDCSKTTNANTCTSAKCVCDTGFSAKPSQTECLAGNTGSVSMTSTWILVIAYVPVAIYL; via the exons ATG ACTGCCCTAGGATATATCTTTACCATCGTTGTGGTTTTGGCCCTTGTAGGGTCCGCATTTTCAG CGGCCGGTGACTTGGAAGGGACGTGTGTTAATGATGCAGCGTGTACAGGGACCCCAAATGCGGGAAAGTGCACTGATACGAACACTGATGGGACCGTTGATACATGCAAGTGTAGTACAGGGTACTTAGCAAACACTGGCAACACAGCTTGTATAG CTAATGGTGCCTTGGGTGGAACGTGTGCAACAGCCGCCGATTGCACGGGTACCGCGAACGCTGATGCTTGCACGACCCTCAAATGCGCGTGTAAAACCGGCTATACTGCAAACACCGCTGGAACAGCCTGTATTG CTAATGGTGCCTTGGGTGGAACGTGTGCAACAGCCGCCGATTGCACGGGGACCACGAACGCTGATGCTTGCACGACCCTAAAGTGCGCGTGTAAAACCGGCTATTCTGCAAACACCGCTGGAACAGCGTGTATAG CTAATGGTGCATTGGGTGGAACGTGTGCAACAGCCGCCGATTGCACGGGTACCGCGAACGCTGATGCTTGCACGACCCTCAAA TGCGCGTGTAAAACCGGCTATACTGCAAACACCGAAGGGACAGTCTGTATAG TTGACGGTGCCCTCGGAGGAAAGTGCACCGTATCAAGCGACTGTTCCAAGACAACTAATGCCAACACCTGCACTTCCGCCAAATGTGTGTGCGACACAGGATTCTCCGCGAAACCATCTCAAACTGAATGTTTGGCCGGAAATACAG GTTCCGTTTCCATGACATCGACATGGATACTTGTAATCGCCTATGTGCCTGTAGCTATATATCTATAG
- the LOC127839304 gene encoding tenascin-X-like isoform X4, whose protein sequence is MTALGYIFTIVVVLALVGSAFSAAGDLEGTCVNDAACTGTPNAGKCTDTNTDGTVDTCKCSTGYLANTGNTACIANGALGGTCATAADCTGTANADACTTLKCACKTGYTANTAGTACIANGALGGTCATAADCTGTTNADACTTLKCACKTGYSANTAGTACIANGALGGTCATAADCTGTTNADACTTLKCACKTGYTANTEGTVCIVDGALGGKCTVSSDCSKTTNANTCTSAKCVCDTGFSAKPSQTECLAGNTGSVSMTSTWILVIAYVPVAIYL, encoded by the exons ATG ACTGCCCTAGGATATATCTTTACCATCGTTGTGGTTTTGGCCCTTGTAGGGTCCGCATTTTCAG CGGCCGGTGACTTGGAAGGGACGTGTGTTAATGATGCAGCGTGTACAGGGACCCCAAATGCGGGAAAGTGCACTGATACGAACACTGATGGGACCGTTGATACATGCAAGTGTAGTACAGGGTACTTAGCAAACACTGGCAACACAGCTTGTATAG CTAATGGTGCCTTGGGTGGAACGTGTGCAACAGCCGCCGATTGCACGGGTACCGCGAACGCTGATGCTTGCACGACCCTCAAATGCGCGTGTAAAACCGGCTATACTGCAAACACCGCTGGAACAGCCTGTATTG CTAATGGTGCCTTGGGTGGAACGTGTGCAACAGCCGCCGATTGCACGGGGACCACGAACGCTGATGCTTGCACGACCCTAAAGTGCGCGTGTAAAACCGGCTATTCTGCAAACACCGCTGGAACAGCGTGTATAG CTAATGGTGCCTTGGGTGGAACGTGCGCAACAGCCGCCGATTGCACGGGGACAACGAACGCTGATGCTTGCACGACCCTCAAGTGCGCGTGTAAAACCGGCTATACTGCAAACACCGAAGGGACAGTCTGTATAG TTGACGGTGCCCTCGGAGGAAAGTGCACCGTATCAAGCGACTGTTCCAAGACAACTAATGCCAACACCTGCACTTCCGCCAAATGTGTGTGCGACACAGGATTCTCCGCGAAACCATCTCAAACTGAATGTTTGGCCGGAAATACAG GTTCCGTTTCCATGACATCGACATGGATACTTGTAATCGCCTATGTGCCTGTAGCTATATATCTATAG
- the LOC127839304 gene encoding tenascin-X-like isoform X2 gives MTALGYIFTIVVVLALVGSAFSAAGDLEGTCVNDAACTGTPNAGKCTDTNTDGTVDTCKCSTGYLANTGNTACIANGALGGTCATAADCTGTANADACTTLKCACKTGYTANTAGTACIANGALGGTCATAADCTGTANADACTTLKCACKTGYTANTAGTACIANGALGGTCATAADCTGTTNADACTTLKCACKTGYTANTEGTVCIVDGALGGKCTVSSDCSKTTNANTCTSAKCVCDTGFSAKPSQTECLAGNTGSVSMTSTWILVIAYVPVAIYL, from the exons ATG ACTGCCCTAGGATATATCTTTACCATCGTTGTGGTTTTGGCCCTTGTAGGGTCCGCATTTTCAG CGGCCGGTGACTTGGAAGGGACGTGTGTTAATGATGCAGCGTGTACAGGGACCCCAAATGCGGGAAAGTGCACTGATACGAACACTGATGGGACCGTTGATACATGCAAGTGTAGTACAGGGTACTTAGCAAACACTGGCAACACAGCTTGTATAG CTAATGGTGCCTTGGGTGGAACGTGTGCAACAGCCGCCGATTGCACGGGTACCGCGAACGCTGATGCTTGCACGACCCTCAAATGCGCGTGTAAAACCGGCTATACTGCAAACACCGCTGGAACAGCCTGTATTG CTAATGGTGCATTGGGTGGAACGTGTGCAACAGCCGCCGATTGCACGGGTACCGCGAACGCTGATGCTTGCACGACCCTCAAATGCGCGTGTAAAACTGGCTATACTGCAAACACCGCTGGAACAGCGTGTATTG CTAATGGTGCCTTGGGTGGAACGTGCGCAACAGCCGCCGATTGCACGGGGACAACGAACGCTGATGCTTGCACGACCCTCAAGTGCGCGTGTAAAACCGGCTATACTGCAAACACCGAAGGGACAGTCTGTATAG TTGACGGTGCCCTCGGAGGAAAGTGCACCGTATCAAGCGACTGTTCCAAGACAACTAATGCCAACACCTGCACTTCCGCCAAATGTGTGTGCGACACAGGATTCTCCGCGAAACCATCTCAAACTGAATGTTTGGCCGGAAATACAG GTTCCGTTTCCATGACATCGACATGGATACTTGTAATCGCCTATGTGCCTGTAGCTATATATCTATAG
- the LOC127839304 gene encoding tenascin-X-like isoform X3, producing MTALGYIFTIVVVLALVGSAFSAAGDLEGTCVNDAACTGTPNAGKCTDTNTDGTVDTCKCSTGYLANTGNTACIANGALGGTCATAADCTGTTNADACTTLKCACKTGYSANTAGTACIANGALGGTCATAADCTGTANADACTTLKCACKTGYTANTAGTACIANGALGGTCATAADCTGTTNADACTTLKCACKTGYTANTEGTVCIVDGALGGKCTVSSDCSKTTNANTCTSAKCVCDTGFSAKPSQTECLAGNTGSVSMTSTWILVIAYVPVAIYL from the exons ATG ACTGCCCTAGGATATATCTTTACCATCGTTGTGGTTTTGGCCCTTGTAGGGTCCGCATTTTCAG CGGCCGGTGACTTGGAAGGGACGTGTGTTAATGATGCAGCGTGTACAGGGACCCCAAATGCGGGAAAGTGCACTGATACGAACACTGATGGGACCGTTGATACATGCAAGTGTAGTACAGGGTACTTAGCAAACACTGGCAACACAGCTTGTATAG CTAATGGTGCCTTGGGTGGAACGTGTGCAACAGCCGCCGATTGCACGGGGACCACGAACGCTGATGCTTGCACGACCCTAAAGTGCGCGTGTAAAACCGGCTATTCTGCAAACACCGCTGGAACAGCGTGTATAG CTAATGGTGCATTGGGTGGAACGTGTGCAACAGCCGCCGATTGCACGGGTACCGCGAACGCTGATGCTTGCACGACCCTCAAATGCGCGTGTAAAACTGGCTATACTGCAAACACCGCTGGAACAGCGTGTATTG CTAATGGTGCCTTGGGTGGAACGTGCGCAACAGCCGCCGATTGCACGGGGACAACGAACGCTGATGCTTGCACGACCCTCAAGTGCGCGTGTAAAACCGGCTATACTGCAAACACCGAAGGGACAGTCTGTATAG TTGACGGTGCCCTCGGAGGAAAGTGCACCGTATCAAGCGACTGTTCCAAGACAACTAATGCCAACACCTGCACTTCCGCCAAATGTGTGTGCGACACAGGATTCTCCGCGAAACCATCTCAAACTGAATGTTTGGCCGGAAATACAG GTTCCGTTTCCATGACATCGACATGGATACTTGTAATCGCCTATGTGCCTGTAGCTATATATCTATAG